In one window of Eubalaena glacialis isolate mEubGla1 chromosome 13, mEubGla1.1.hap2.+ XY, whole genome shotgun sequence DNA:
- the LOC133103438 gene encoding basic salivary proline-rich protein 4-like → MCGCQARGAGCPQNPRPPGQLPGAHPGGHTGTALPYGCPCSGCPTHLYLHQLHPSDTQEHRKESPPAPKSCCLPQPLMLDYLHLPRPPPPDQIRPRCPQGTKGSQDRALELPPTYCDLGQAPPGLRLSHQKATQPETKEQVKKGEGGSHGSLAMGQPRPATEAASHSGHYSSQAPGPRPSCPWAPALRWQKQSLCLAPSGERYWGRWSRAASATMMHTGQWSRARAQQGLHRRGGSLQTIALLQLPWPSREPQPKVPCGSPRGAGPPSGRGEGWPPPLDR, encoded by the exons ATGTGTGGCTGCCAGGCACGAGGTGCTGGCTGCCCCCAAAACCCCAGGCCTCCAGGACAGCTGCCTGGGGCCCACCCAGGGGGACACACCGGGACAGCCCTCCCCTATGG CTGCCCCTGCAGTGGCTGCCCGACCCACCTCTACCTCCACCAGCTGCACCCCAGTGACACCCAGGaacacaggaaagaaagccctCCTGCCCCGAAGTCATGCTGCTTGCCTCAGCCTTTGATGCTGGATTACCTGCACCTGCCCAGGCCTCCACCCCCTGATCAGATCAG ACCTCGCTGCCCTCAGGGCACCAAAGGGAGCCAAGACAGAGCTCTGGAGCTGCCACCAACCtactgtgaccttggccaagctcCCCCCGGCCTTCGGCTCTCACATCAAAAGGCCACACAACCAGAAACGAAGGAGCAGGTAAAAAAGGGGGAAGGAGGCTCCCACGGGAGCTTGGCCATGGGCCAACCCAGGCCAGCGACAGAGGCTGCTTCCCACAGTGGTCACTACTCGAGCCAGGCCCCAGGTCCCCGCCCCTCATGCCCGTGGGCCCCAG ccctgcggtggcagaagcagAGCCTCTGCCTGGCCCCCAGTGGGGAGCGCTACTGGGGACGGTGGAGCAGGGCTGCCTCCGCCACCATGATGCACACGGGCCAGTGGAGCAGGGCCCGGGCACAGCAGGGGCTGCACCGCAGGGGAGG GTCCCTCCAGACTATTGCACTTCTGCAGCTGCCCTGGCCCTCCCGGGAGCCCCAGCCCAAGGTGCCCTGCGGCAGCCCGCGTGGGGCAGGGCCACcctcagggaggggagagggctggccgccccCGCTGGACAGATGa